A genomic stretch from Asterias rubens chromosome 7, eAstRub1.3, whole genome shotgun sequence includes:
- the LOC117292286 gene encoding sodium/calcium exchanger 3-like — protein sequence MENSTYLECKGLILPLTDESGWSHEFRVFIYLLGLLWSFFAIAIIADVFMVAIEVITSRTQKLKIANPDFPGGVEEVEIRIWNDTVANLTLMALGSSAPEILLSIIEIFGNGFYAGDLGPSTIVGSAAFNLLVITAICIACIPKDDSRGIHRIKVFATTTLFSLFAYIWLFLVLQIISPNIIEVWEAVVSFICFPILVIVAYMFDRDFCGIKRHEKDMELGVSEGSPFLSTGHIDKKVVAEFMREVGRHPDLDEATIAQLIALEAQKHEVHSRSWYRVNASRGMLGQKKIEQEVEPHVLELYEKIKKKELPANLPQSDQSAGGTKAVVEFRASSCAVYENEKKVQIVVERLGLLSCQVTIRYETVNGTAEAGSDYIAQRSTLIFEPGETEKVIEIEIIDDNEWEPDETFFVKLAMDANNEASLGHRSVMQVIIMNDDEPGVLEFTKTSYLVKESAGVVFVPVGRNQGVDGKIEVQWRTKDMEAVNGKDYMGGEGILVFEHNEKEKEIEIPIIDDQEYEKDESFQIELYEPTGGAQLGRLKKTVVTIINDDDYAGILDRVVAITHVNMDRLKMGNSSYGDQFVDAMNVNGGDIEGASAFDYILHFITFAFKVIFALVPPPGFLNSGGWITFGVALSFITILTALVGDLASIFGCLIGLKKSVTAITIVALGTSLPDLFASKTAALNEKYADNSIGNVTGSNSVNVFLGLGFPWLIASLYWAAKNDEFVVPAGNLAFSVTVYTICALVCICVLMLRRNLAIFGKAELGGAFVPKIISAVFLISLWFLYVLLSTLQAYSVIFPSE from the exons ATGGAGAACTCAACTTACCTTGAATGTAAGGGTCTGATTCTACCGCTGACGGATGAATCGGGCTGGAGCCATGAATTCCGAGTGTTCATCTACCTCCTTGGTCTACTCTGGAGTTTCTTTGCCATCGCAATTATCGCTGATGTCTTCATGGTCGCCATTGAAGTCATCACGAGTAGGACTCAAAAACTGAAGATTGCCAATCCGGACTTCCCCGGTGGTGTCGAGGAAGTGGAGATCCGGATCTGGAACGACACCGTCGCTAATCTAACTCTCATGGCGCTTGGGTCTAGCGCGCCTGAGATCCTCCTCTCGATTATTGAGATTTTCGGGAATGGTTTCTACGCCGGCGACCTCGGTCCCAGCACCATTGTTGGGTCGGCAGCGTTCAATCTTCTGGTCATTACGGCCATATGCATCGCCTGTATACCGAAGGACGACTCTCGAGGGATTCATCGTATTAAGGTGTTCGCTACCACCACCCTCTTCTCCCTGTTTGCGTATATCTGGTTGTTTCTGGTACTGCAGATTATCTCGCCCAACATCATTGAGGTGTGGGAGGCAGTGGTTAGCTTCATCTGCTTTCCCATCCTGGTCATTGTCGCCTACATGTTCGACAGGGATTTCTGCGGCATTAAGAGACATGAAAAAGATATGGAGCTTGGAGTGT CTGAGGGTTCCCCATTCCTCTCGACCGGCCACATCGACAAGAAAGTAGTCGCCGAGTTTATGCGTGAAGTCGGCCGACACCCAGACCTGGACGAGGCCACCATCGCTCAGTTGATTGCCCTGGAGGCGCAGAAGCATGAGGTTCACTCTCGCAGTTGGTACCGTGTCAACGCCTCTCGCGGGATGCTCGGACAGAAGAAGATCGAACAGGAGGTGGAGCCTCATGTCTTGGAA TTGTATGAGAAGATCAAGAAGAAGGAATTACCGGCCAACCTCCCTCAGTCGGATCAATCTGCAGGAGGAACTAAAGCCGTTGTGGAATTCAGAGCCTCGTCCTGCGCCGTCTATGAGAATGAGAAGAAGGTGCAGATTGTGGTTGAACGTCTTGGACTCCTGAGCTGCCAGGTCACTATACG GTACGAGACGGTGAACGGTACAGCGGAGGCGGGTTCGGATTACATCGCCCAGCGAAGCACGCTCATCTTTGAGCCTGGAGAGACAGAGAAAGTCATCGAGATTGAGATTATTGATGATAATGAATGGGAGCCTGATGAGACGTTCTTCGTTAAGCTGGCCATGGACGCCAACAACGAGGCCAGCCTGGGCCATCGCTCCGTCATGCAAGTCATCATCATGAATGACGACG AGCCCGGAGTGCTAGAGTTCACCAAGACAAGTTACCTCGTCAAAGAGAGTGCCGGCGTCGTCTTTGTTCCGGTCGGTAGAAACCAAGGTGTCGACGGTAAAATCGAGGTCCAGTGGCGCACCAAGGACATGGAAGCGGTCAACGGCAAGGATTACATGGGAGGGGAAGGTATCTTGGTGTTTGAGCATAACGAGAAGGAGAAGGAGATTGAGATTCCCATCATCGACGATCAAGAATATGAGAAAGACGAGAGCTTCCAGATTGAGCTGTATGAACCAACGGGAGGAGCTCAACTTGGAAGACTCAAGAAGACTGTCGTGACTATCATTAATGATGACG ATTATGCTGGTATCCTGGACCGCGTGGTTGCCATCACTCACGTTAACATGGACCGGTTGAAGATGGGCAACTCTTCATACGGTGACCAATTTGTGGATGCCATGAACGTCAATGGCGGAGACATTGAAGGTGCTTCGGCATTTGACTACATCCTGCACTTTATCACCTTTGCATTTAAG GTGATCTTCGCCCTCGTGCCTCCTCCAGGGTTTCTGAACAGCGGCGGTTGGATCACATTCGGCGTAGCTCTATCCTTCATCACGATTCTGACGGCCTTGGTCGGTGACCTAGCATCCATTTTCGGTTGCCTCATCGGCTTGAAGAAATCTGTGACGGCCATTACCATCGTAGCGCTGGGTACCAGTTTGCCTGATCTGTTTGCAAGTAAGACCGCCGCCCTCAACGAGAAGTATGCGGATAATTCTATCGGGAACGTGACTGGCAGTAACTCCGTTAACGTGTTTCTGGGTCTGGGCTTCCCATGGTTGATTGCGTCTTTATACTGGGCAGCTAAG AATGACGAATTCGTGGTCCCAGCCGGTAACCTTGCGTTTAGTGTTACTGTCTACACCATCTGTGCCTTGGTATGCATCTGCGTTCTCATGTTACGCCGTAATCTCGCAATCTTCGGCAAGGCGGAGTTGGGCGGAGCGTTCGTCCCCAAGATCATCAGTGCTGTATTCCTTATATCCTTATGGTTCCTTTACGTACTGCTTTCAACACTTCAAGCCTACTCAGTTATTTTCCCATCTgaataa